Part of the Woronichinia naegeliana WA131 genome, TGCTTCGGAAACATGGTACGGAGCGATCGCATACCAGTCCCCTGGATAAGCAGTATGGTCAGGGGGTTTATCATTGTGCCGGCTGTGATTTACCGTTATTTTCCTCGGAAACAAAGTTTAATAGCGGGACAGGTTGGCCCAGTTTTAATCAACCTCTGGAAAAGGCTGTGGCAACTTCCACTGATCGCAGCTTATTTATGACTAGGGTAGAGGTACATTGTGCTCGCTGTGGTGGGCATCTTGGTCATGTTTTCGATGATGGCCCTGCTCCTACGGGTAAGCGTTATTGTATGAATGGGGTTTCGCTTAATTTTGTCCCTGACGAGGCCTAAAAAACTGAAACCGGCGATCGCCTTCTAAACCTAAATGCCAAAACGCGATCGCCCATAGTAGGGCCATAGGTGTCAGCATAGGTGCGGCGATCGATGCGGTAACTCATAGGAGTTTCTCTCAGTAGGGTTTAGGTTATTATATAAGGTTAGAGAAGTTAGGCAAAAATCATTATTCATAATGTGTCCAGATTCGTACAATTTTGATTTTATGTTCTGACTTGATAACTTTATAAACTAGACAATGTTGAATGTTAATTTGTCGAGAATAGGCTCCATTTAAATCACCGATAAGTTTTTCGTAAGCTATAAATCAATCGCCATTTTACCATTCTATTTCCTCGTCACAGTTTTCAATAGGTGTGTTTAAACCTTCCTGAATAGATTGTCGCATTCCTGGAATAGAGAGTAAATATAAGGTATGCCAATAGTCGGCGGTGACGGCCTCGCTTGGAGAGTCTAAACCTTCTTGTAATAGAGCAGTTAATTTTTCTTGAGCTTGTTGTTTTTGGCGATCTTGATTCAGTAAAGTTAAATTCTTTTCTAATTTCTGGGATTTGGCTTGCTTCAATCGTTGAATAAGCGGTGATGATTCCTTTTGCCAATTTTGATAGTTCTGCTCTCTTCTTTGATTAACGTTGAAAAGATAGGCGTTGATTGCGGTTTGATTTTGATGATAATAGGTTAGGGTTGCGTAAATTTTTTCTAGGTTTAGACTAGGAAGTTCGGATAAAATTTCTTCAGGGGAGTAACCATTTAAGTGATATTTTAAAATGTCTTCGATACCGATACGATGGCCTTTGAGTCGAATGTCGTCTTCGGCTAAAAATTCAAAGTAGTTTTCTAGTTGCATGGGATTAATTTGATGTGATGATAGGTTAATAGGATTAATTGACGAATATTTTTATCCAGCATTAGATTCTGCAATAATCTTGGCGTTGAGAAGGGTAAAAATTTGATTGAGTTCTAGAATACCTGCCAATTCTGCGGATTCTTCTGAGGTTAGTGCTTCTCCTTTTTGTTTATCAAACAGTTCATCTAAACGTTGTTGAAGTTTATCGGTAAATTTAAACAAATACAGTTGTCGAACTTTACTGATTTTGATTTCTGTTTCTACCCAGGAGGAGGGTTTGACCATGTTTTCTGTTAGCATTTTAACCTCTGTAACGGTTAATTTTTCTTTAGCTTGTTGTTTTTGGCGATCGCGGTTCATTAGGTTAAAAAGTAATCGGCGACGGAATTATAGTTACCTGAGCGCAATTGTCGTAGTAGGGTTCAAGTTCTTGGGGAATGGGAAAGTTTACGTTCATCGTTTATTCTCCTAAAACATTAGGTTTTTGTAAAATTTAACAATATTGAATTTAGGGTAGGGGCTTGGTCTCCAAGTCCGATTATTTCTGATAATAGAGGTATTGTCTTCAAATTTTATAGTCTCTGGATTTGGAAAACCCCTACGGGTATTTAAGTTGAAAAAGTTCAGCAGTTTGCCTATAATCATTAATCGCATTTTGATTTTTATAAACGGTAGGGGTTTGGTTTCCAAATCCATTCCCAAATTCACGATAATCACCCATATTTAAAAATGTTATTGTCGAATTTTATTGTTTGGAATTAGGGATATTGAGATAGGAATTAAAATTTTGGGGATTTGGGATGGGAATCAAAAATTGGGGATTTGGAGACCAAACCCCTACGGGAATTTAATTGGAAACGCCCAATTCAAAAGTTTATTAAAAGCGTCTGCATAGACGAATTTTTCTTTTAATGTTATAGTCTTCCTTAAGGAGAAAATAAGCTAAAAAAAATGATCAAATCTTCTTGGATAAAATGTTTATCATGGGTGAATATTTCATGAATACCAAGTTGTTTTATTACGATTATTGAGACACAATCGGTAAGGCTATATCCTTTATCTAGAAGATTGGCATAAAGTTCTGCAAAATAACCATCGAAATCTTCAAATAAAGCTAACGCACCTCCCTGCTCGGTACTTTGAGCCGCTTGAAATTTCATCTACAATAGATCTGTTTTCTATGGCTTGTATCGTAATGATTTTGTTTTATATAAAAAAGAAAAGATATTCTTTAATAATTCCAAAAATTATACCTCAACTTTAATTTCGCATCAATTTCATACTAATTTTAAAAGACTGGAAAAATGGAGAGCAAAACAATCGTAAAAGTGAAAAAATTTCACACAAAAGTGACAATATTACCTCCACTTTATCTAAAAGGTTTTTTGTTTATTAAGGTTTGCAAGAAGAATTAAAACTATAAACATTTTTCCAGCGTCTTACTGTTTCAATGCCAATGGGGAAAATAATGGTTGAATCATCCGCAAATGTAATTCTTGCCTTTACTTCATCTTCAGGCGAAGAACGTAATAAACGAACCTGTTCAGCAGTGGCAAGAAAATTTTGACTGGACATATACCATCTACCCGTTCTGTCCTCAGATTTGCTATTTTCATAGACTGGGTAAGTATAATCTTTCTGCCAATATTTATTTTCAGAATTTTCAGAACTTAGTCTAACAATTTTATCGCCAACTCCAATTTCTAGTCTAACAGGAATGATAGTTTTAGGCTCAATAGAAGTGGAAGCCGATGCGTACTGATATACAAGTTTAACAAAACAGCCCTCAACCTTACTTCCGAAAAAAGAAATAAAATTTTTTTTTCCTGGAAGAGGATAACCGAACCAAGAACCATTTGTCTCTTCATGTTTGTCTATCACAATTTTACCAACCGTCGTATTGACTAGACCATCTTGGATACTAGTTACTTGACTATAAGGCCAATTTCTTCCTCCCCAGGGTAAACCCTTGCTCATGTTAAGGTCATCCTCAAGAATAGATGCCTCTGAAAAGCTTTGAGCAACAACAGATTTGATTCCTAAGACAAAATTACTTGTTGACAATAAAAATAAGACTGCTAATTTAAAAAAGTTCATAAGAACATACAATATAAACTGTAAAGTGAAGATGATTAAAATCCCTACAAAGCAAGGAATTCAACGTTCTAAATATACTAACAGTTGTTAATTTAGCTCAAATCCATTATTAACAAGGCTTTTACTCAATTCTTACATGACAACATCGGATGAATCTTTAAAAATATTTTTTTCTAACATTAAGATAGACTTAATACTAAAGTTTACAGCAAATTGGGATCAGCCATGTCATGTATGCAAAGCATCAAAACCAGTGCCAGAAAGCGTTTTCCAATTTATTCCTGTAGCGGATTTGATCGGAAATCGCTGTAATACATTCGATCATTAATAAAGCGGTTACAAAGATATCATAACTTTTTATAGTTATTGAGTCAAGGATCAATTATCAGCAATTCTCAGTTTTAGACACAGCAAGCCTTTTAGGGATTTAAAGAACATTTAAAAGGGGTTTTTGGGGCAATCCTAGGTGTACTATTGCACCTAAAAGCTTGAAGACTCGTAAAATGAACTTGTTAATCCCGTTGAATTTTCCCCCGTATTACGCGAACTAAAACCTGAAACCCTTGCTACAGCGCAAATTTAGAATTGCTGATCAATTATGTAATTTTAGCAATTTTTTTCATTACCAGGACATACTTTTGGTTGTTCCAATGTGGGTGTTGATTCTATAACAAGGGGACGAATCGGTTTTTGAGTGTCTGGATTTTTTTCAGGCTTAGGAATAGGTGGAATAATCAGAGTGGGAAAGGTTATTTCAGCCTTTTGATTAAAAGCAAATTCTCCTGTTAAAGAAGATGAGTTCCAAGGCACTTGATAATTCTTGGTATCTTTAGCAACATTAGATCGCACTTGTCGCAGCATTAAATCCACATCTAGATTTGGAGTTTTAATATATTTCAATAAATAAGAAGTAAACAACCCATTACGTCCCATACCATCACTGGCTACTTTTCCTGGTGCAGTTGCAAAAGCGATTAACGTTCCTGATGCGGGCTGTACTGGTGTTGTTAATCCCCTGCTAGATGACCGCGAAAATTTGCGGAAAGGATTATCACGACAAGCATCTAAAATCACAATATTAATCTGATTACCTGCACTTTCCATTCTGCCTAGTATTTTCCCCAAAGGGATTGACTCATATTCAACATCTTTTTCGGCTTTGATCTGAGCATTAACAGGAATGAGATAATTTTCTCCTTCTACCTGCATTCCATGACCCGCATAATAAAATAAACCGACGTAACCTTGATTAATTCGAGTTGAAAATTGATCAAGAGAATCATTCATCTCTCGTTTAGAAGAATCCTTAAGCAAAATCACCTCAAAACCTAATTCCTTCAATGCGGCAGTCATATCCGTTGCATCATTAAGCGGGGTATCGAGTTTACCAACTTGATAATTTGCATTGCCAATAACTAACGCGATTCTTTTCTGCTGTTGAGTATTAAGCGAATTTTGGGCAATAGCTTGATTGATACTTTGAAACGGTAAAAAATTAGATCTCTCAACAGAAATTGAGAAACCAAAGGAGAGGATCGTAGTGGCGATTACCAATTTACCAACAATTTTAAGACGGGGAATGAACATAATAAATTATTTTTTGGGCATGGAGAAAGCTTCTATGGTCATTTTTTGAGGAGAATTAAAGCTAATTTTTGATAGCACTTGAACTTTTTCCTTATTATTAATCATTTTCTGCACATCATTCACTGGTATCACCTTATTCAAGTCAATCTGTACTGACTGAGCCGATTTTTGTAGTCTGAATGCCTTAATGGGTACACCAGGCCAAGTTTTGATATCTGACTTTTCCCGTTAAGTGCGGATTGCAAGCTGCCAGCCTTGGCAAAGGTCATGCAACTTCAACCAACCGCGCCAAAGGACTTGGATACCGAGAGGAGTTTTACGACGATGTTCAAGATAACCACCAAGAAAAGCAACAGACTCGACAGCCCAAGCAACAGTCAAAATAGGGGGAAGTTTTTGAGAGGCGGCTGCTTTTAACACCTGAAGTTGAAGAGGATTAAGAATTTCAATCGCGAGAGCATCGGGCTGGGTACGATGAAGATAAGTAACGTGTAAAAGTTCAACAGCAATGACACTTAAAAAACCCAAAAGAGTTTTCATTCCATCAGAGGCAAGTCGATAACGCTCACTCTGACAACCAGACTTAAGGACTTTATGAAATTCTTCAACCCGCCATCGGTAGGTGTACCAACGAAGAATAGTGACAGCCATCTCAATAGTCTCAACAACTTCTGTAGTCAGAAGCATCCAAGATAAAGGAGTTTCGCCTTCGGGACAATCGATTTCTGTCGCATAAACAGCATAGACATTCAACGGGTCACGATTATCAAAACGATAGGGAGTTCGTAGATTAACTGGGCAAAATCGGACGGCAAGCTTAACCTTCCGTGCTTTTCTTTTTCCTGTACTCGGAATCTCGATTTCTTGATGAAAACGAATCGGTTCTGATTCCAAATGTTGCCAAAGTCGTTCACTATTTTTGTCTAAACTACGATTATGAGACGCTCTGACCAGCACTCCTGTATGCTTGAGTTGACGCACTGAGTCAAAGACTTCTGAAACATCTCCTTCTCTGTCAAATACATGAATTACCCTCGTTGAACTTTCTACCTGTTTCTCACAGGTGTTTAGAGCCTCTACCCATTTGTAGGATTCTTTTTCCTCAAATGGTCTTTGACGAGCTGCTTTTCTTTGTTCTTTCTGTCTTTCTTTTTTCTGCTTCGCCGTTTCATCTGTTGGGGGCTTTTCTTTTACCTCCCTATTCCACAGTTTTTGCCATAATAAACCTAATACTTGTCCTTTTTCTGGCTCAATTGCTAAAGCACTATGCAGTATTAATCCATTCCCTCCTTTTCCAGTCGGCC contains:
- the msrB gene encoding peptide-methionine (R)-S-oxide reductase MsrB, which translates into the protein MKRRYLLEAGSVTLGAVWLAQSFSHRSNLEISMASTKETFEVTKTEAEWRAILSPGQFNVLRKHGTERSHTSPLDKQYGQGVYHCAGCDLPLFSSETKFNSGTGWPSFNQPLEKAVATSTDRSLFMTRVEVHCARCGGHLGHVFDDGPAPTGKRYCMNGVSLNFVPDEA
- a CDS encoding DUF433 domain-containing protein, whose product is MQLENYFEFLAEDDIRLKGHRIGIEDILKYHLNGYSPEEILSELPSLNLEKIYATLTYYHQNQTAINAYLFNVNQRREQNYQNWQKESSPLIQRLKQAKSQKLEKNLTLLNQDRQKQQAQEKLTALLQEGLDSPSEAVTADYWHTLYLLSIPGMRQSIQEGLNTPIENCDEEIEW
- a CDS encoding caspase domain-containing protein: MFIPRLKIVGKLVIATTILSFGFSISVERSNFLPFQSINQAIAQNSLNTQQQKRIALVIGNANYQVGKLDTPLNDATDMTAALKELGFEVILLKDSSKREMNDSLDQFSTRINQGYVGLFYYAGHGMQVEGENYLIPVNAQIKAEKDVEYESIPLGKILGRMESAGNQINIVILDACRDNPFRKFSRSSSRGLTTPVQPASGTLIAFATAPGKVASDGMGRNGLFTSYLLKYIKTPNLDVDLMLRQVRSNVAKDTKNYQVPWNSSSLTGEFAFNQKAEITFPTLIIPPIPKPEKNPDTQKPIRPLVIESTPTLEQPKVCPGNEKNC
- a CDS encoding IS4 family transposase, which translates into the protein MTTAAVEEYKIMLSVGDTTFLDYRNIKEKREGYGPTGKGGNGLILHSALAIEPEKGQVLGLLWQKLWNREVKEKPPTDETAKQKKERQKEQRKAARQRPFEEKESYKWVEALNTCEKQVESSTRVIHVFDREGDVSEVFDSVRQLKHTGVLVRASHNRSLDKNSERLWQHLESEPIRFHQEIEIPSTGKRKARKVKLAVRFCPVNLRTPYRFDNRDPLNVYAVYATEIDCPEGETPLSWMLLTTEVVETIEMAVTILRWYTYRWRVEEFHKVLKSGCQSERYRLASDGMKTLLGFLSVIAVELLHVTYLHRTQPDALAIEILNPLQLQVLKAAASQKLPPILTVAWAVESVAFLGGYLEHRRKTPLGIQVLWRGWLKLHDLCQGWQLAIRT